Proteins from a genomic interval of Nautilia sp. PV-1:
- a CDS encoding diguanylate cyclase domain-containing protein, with product MISKKDDKFSTVEVAGLNEPSSPLEEFAKKVFDKMIEENVPPIPYYYKMYFLNMLDEEPESFRNQVYEYITLEETNELEKDLEIEKKLKQSFKYSKELLQHTAVLYKNSQAIKDIFEKYKSETAHIANPKLFERLINGFEERLKKINEKLDNELNHIKQLYSKNVEILKDIESNSIFDARYGIYNKNFFIRELKKEIKLIEKFKHKSSVVVLKVKDSVFASLKSEKSKILLNRSVAKIMLKTSRRTDIIAHLGDGVFAMLLKHTDRIGACKTVERLSDIISNSAIFLEGEEINIKIVAGIVEILSNEDVEVLVSHALMMMEKAQEDDVLYYIYEGN from the coding sequence ATGATAAGTAAAAAAGACGATAAATTTTCTACTGTTGAAGTTGCTGGTTTAAACGAGCCTTCTTCTCCTCTTGAGGAGTTTGCCAAAAAAGTTTTTGATAAAATGATTGAAGAAAATGTACCACCTATACCTTATTATTATAAAATGTATTTTTTAAATATGCTTGATGAAGAACCGGAAAGTTTTAGAAATCAGGTTTATGAGTATATAACTTTAGAAGAAACAAACGAGCTTGAAAAAGACTTAGAAATTGAAAAAAAACTAAAACAGTCTTTTAAATATTCCAAAGAACTTTTACAGCATACTGCAGTTTTATATAAAAATTCTCAGGCTATTAAAGATATTTTTGAAAAATATAAAAGCGAAACCGCACATATTGCCAATCCGAAACTTTTTGAAAGACTTATAAACGGTTTTGAAGAAAGACTTAAAAAAATAAATGAAAAACTTGATAATGAGCTTAACCATATAAAACAGTTATATTCTAAAAACGTAGAAATTTTGAAAGATATTGAGAGTAATTCGATTTTTGATGCAAGATACGGTATTTATAACAAAAACTTTTTTATAAGAGAACTGAAAAAAGAAATAAAACTTATTGAAAAATTTAAACATAAAAGCAGTGTAGTCGTTTTGAAAGTGAAAGACAGCGTATTTGCTTCTTTGAAATCTGAAAAGTCTAAAATTCTTTTAAACAGAAGTGTTGCAAAGATAATGCTCAAAACATCCAGAAGAACGGATATTATTGCGCATTTGGGGGACGGTGTTTTTGCAATGCTTCTAAAGCATACGGACAGAATCGGAGCATGTAAAACGGTTGAAAGACTTTCAGATATTATCAGTAATTCTGCTATTTTTCTTGAAGGTGAAGAAATTAATATCAAAATAGTTGCAGGAATAGTAGAAATACTCAGTAACGAAGATGTTGAAGTATTGGTTTCACATGCATTGATGATGATGGAAAAAGCTCAGGAAGACGACGTTTTATATTATATATACGAAGGAAATTGA
- the clpP gene encoding ATP-dependent Clp endopeptidase proteolytic subunit ClpP, translating into MSILIPTVIEKTGRGERAYDIYSRLLKDRIIMLQGEINDHVSSIIVAQMLFLEAENPEKDIYLYINSPGGVVTSGMAIYDTMNYIKPDVVTICMGQAASMGAFLLSSGAKGKRFALPHARIMIHQPLGGAQGQATDIEIHAKEILRMKKELNKILAENTGQSIRKIEKDTERDFFMSAEEALKYGLIDKVLKKRDN; encoded by the coding sequence ATGAGTATTTTAATTCCTACCGTTATTGAAAAAACCGGAAGAGGAGAGAGAGCTTACGATATATATTCTCGTCTTCTTAAAGACAGAATTATTATGCTGCAAGGCGAAATAAACGACCATGTATCTAGTATTATTGTTGCCCAAATGCTTTTTTTAGAAGCTGAAAATCCGGAAAAAGACATCTATTTATATATTAACTCTCCGGGGGGAGTGGTAACAAGCGGTATGGCTATTTATGATACAATGAATTATATTAAGCCTGATGTTGTAACGATTTGTATGGGGCAGGCTGCAAGTATGGGCGCGTTTTTATTAAGCAGCGGCGCTAAAGGCAAAAGATTTGCGCTTCCTCATGCAAGAATTATGATTCATCAGCCTCTTGGCGGAGCACAGGGGCAGGCTACCGATATTGAAATCCATGCAAAAGAAATATTAAGAATGAAAAAAGAACTTAATAAAATCCTTGCTGAGAACACAGGTCAGAGTATTAGAAAAATAGAAAAAGACACAGAAAGAGATTTCTTTATGAGTGCGGAAGAAGCTCTTAAATACGGACTGATTGACAAGGTACTAAAAAAAAGAGATAACTAA
- the def gene encoding peptide deformylase — MAVLDIVTYPNKVLKQISKPVERFDGELHKLLDDMYETMIAKNGVGLAAIQVAVPIRALLIDIGDEEGKQSKDTLIEVINPEFLTWDGTQKDTEGCLSVPDYFDEVERYKNVKVKFFDRFGKEHIMEAEGLLSVAFQHETDHLDGHLFVERLDYIKRKKFEKEWKKLLKQKRKK; from the coding sequence ATGGCGGTATTAGATATTGTTACTTATCCGAATAAGGTTTTGAAACAGATTTCAAAGCCTGTTGAAAGATTTGATGGGGAACTGCATAAATTATTGGATGACATGTATGAAACTATGATAGCTAAAAACGGCGTAGGCCTGGCTGCAATCCAGGTGGCTGTTCCTATTAGAGCTTTATTGATAGATATTGGCGATGAAGAAGGTAAGCAGAGTAAAGACACACTAATAGAAGTAATAAATCCGGAATTTTTAACATGGGACGGAACGCAGAAAGATACAGAAGGATGTTTGAGTGTTCCTGATTATTTTGACGAAGTTGAAAGATACAAAAACGTAAAAGTAAAGTTTTTTGACAGATTCGGAAAAGAGCATATTATGGAAGCCGAAGGCTTGCTGAGTGTTGCTTTCCAGCATGAAACAGACCACCTTGACGGGCATTTGTTTGTAGAAAGACTTGATTATATTAAAAGAAAGAAGTTTGAAAAAGAGTGGAAAAAACTGCTAAAACAAAAACGAAAAAAATAA
- a CDS encoding protein-tyrosine phosphatase family protein, whose protein sequence is MSTIKTRYIDYIIGREEIESLLQEKEFKKHLLISIINPDDKYEIIKKQIMTIENFLNSNDQELIFPFYIGAGKFKKEIFLKDQKESMKKLKKTLKSLKNYLKRKNTRKDLNAKPIDKILRDKFFDSLTVDFWDVDRDLLFYKPIEGSEAEKIARFIYKHKKNVLNKGLKFVIHCSAGISRSAGVGMALHCCLDFGGNTEHFKKENCKILFHNRYRPNEYVFNAICNEYKKLEGMLK, encoded by the coding sequence ATGAGCACAATAAAAACCAGATATATAGACTATATTATCGGAAGAGAAGAGATAGAATCGCTTTTGCAGGAGAAAGAATTTAAAAAGCATCTACTGATTTCAATTATAAACCCTGATGATAAATATGAAATTATTAAAAAACAGATAATGACAATAGAGAATTTCTTAAATTCTAACGATCAAGAATTAATCTTTCCTTTTTATATAGGTGCAGGCAAATTTAAAAAAGAAATATTTCTCAAAGATCAAAAAGAGAGTATGAAAAAATTAAAAAAGACTCTAAAAAGTCTTAAAAATTATCTAAAAAGGAAAAATACAAGAAAAGATCTTAATGCAAAGCCGATAGATAAAATTTTAAGAGATAAATTTTTTGACAGTTTAACTGTTGATTTTTGGGATGTGGATAGAGATTTGTTATTTTACAAGCCGATTGAGGGCAGCGAAGCAGAAAAAATAGCCAGGTTTATATATAAACATAAAAAAAATGTGCTTAATAAAGGATTGAAGTTTGTAATCCACTGTTCTGCCGGTATTTCAAGAAGTGCCGGAGTCGGCATGGCACTGCATTGCTGTTTGGATTTTGGAGGGAATACGGAACATTTCAAGAAAGAAAACTGCAAGATTCTTTTTCATAACAGATACAGACCGAATGAATATGTTTTTAATGCAATTTGTAATGAATATAAAAAATTAGAAGGAATGTTAAAGTGA
- the tig gene encoding trigger factor, with product MLEVKKIDSANSIIKAVIENQDLEAKKDKIAKQIAKKAKIQGFRPGKVPVKVVKKMYAADIEQDAISEAIREVLDKGVKELGVSDMIAEPEVTKFDKKDDKIEVEIKVFTRPEIEIGDEYKECVPEVEVPEVTDEEVEEEIKKIAEAQAETKVSRKRILKEGLIGVIDFTGYIDGEKMENGSAEAYPLEIGSNSFIPGFEEQLVGMKVGESKKIKVTFPENYGAKEIAGKEAEFDVTLQEIQEKVPAEINDELAKKYMAKEDATLDDLKEMIKTSIQERKKAEAFAPKKEEILECLVKKYEIDLPDSVVEKEVEIMINNEAEKMSPAEIKELQENPEKLKELREKLLPEAKDRVKLTFIIDAIAKKEGVDVSDQELTQILYYEAIMQGQNPQDVIKYYQENNLLPVIKMNLIEDKLLNKLLEDKVKGN from the coding sequence ATGTTAGAAGTTAAAAAAATTGATTCTGCTAATAGTATAATCAAAGCTGTGATCGAAAATCAAGATTTAGAAGCAAAAAAAGACAAAATTGCTAAACAAATCGCAAAAAAAGCGAAAATCCAAGGGTTCAGACCCGGAAAAGTGCCTGTAAAAGTAGTAAAAAAAATGTATGCTGCCGATATCGAACAAGACGCAATCAGCGAAGCAATAAGAGAAGTGCTTGATAAAGGCGTTAAAGAACTTGGTGTAAGCGATATGATTGCTGAGCCTGAAGTTACTAAATTTGATAAAAAAGACGACAAAATTGAAGTTGAAATTAAAGTTTTCACAAGACCTGAAATTGAAATCGGAGACGAATATAAAGAATGTGTTCCTGAAGTTGAAGTTCCTGAAGTGACTGATGAAGAAGTTGAAGAAGAAATCAAAAAAATCGCGGAAGCTCAAGCTGAAACTAAAGTTTCAAGAAAAAGAATTTTAAAAGAAGGTCTTATCGGTGTAATCGATTTCACAGGTTATATCGACGGTGAAAAAATGGAAAACGGAAGTGCAGAAGCGTATCCTCTTGAAATCGGAAGCAACTCTTTCATCCCTGGTTTTGAAGAGCAGCTTGTAGGAATGAAAGTAGGAGAAAGCAAAAAAATAAAAGTTACTTTCCCTGAAAACTACGGAGCTAAAGAGATCGCCGGAAAAGAAGCCGAGTTTGACGTAACTTTACAGGAAATTCAAGAAAAAGTTCCTGCTGAAATAAATGACGAGCTTGCTAAAAAATATATGGCAAAAGAAGATGCAACTTTAGATGATCTTAAAGAAATGATAAAAACTTCAATTCAGGAAAGAAAAAAAGCGGAAGCTTTTGCACCTAAAAAAGAGGAAATTCTTGAGTGTTTAGTAAAAAAATACGAAATTGATTTACCTGATAGCGTAGTAGAAAAAGAAGTGGAAATTATGATTAATAATGAAGCTGAAAAAATGAGCCCGGCGGAAATTAAAGAACTTCAGGAAAATCCTGAAAAACTTAAAGAACTTAGAGAAAAACTGCTTCCTGAAGCAAAAGACAGAGTTAAACTTACATTTATTATTGACGCAATTGCTAAAAAAGAAGGTGTTGACGTAAGCGATCAGGAGCTTACTCAGATATTATATTACGAAGCAATCATGCAGGGACAAAATCCTCAAGATGTGATAAAATATTATCAGGAAAACAATTTACTGCCTGTAATTAAAATGAACTTAATTGAAGATAAACTTCTAAATAAACTTTTAGAGGACAAAGTAAAAGGTAATTAA
- a CDS encoding metallophosphoesterase family protein, whose translation MKIISDTHFGHTNMLLHEPTRMQKARMEGYEDFDRFLIEYLNSYISDNDEVLHLGDVAFGDKYKLAEKLNGKITLIKGNHDKQKHIEFYKSIGWDVIEDIRIEIDVDTSWFEYLKYKYDTKTLTKTACLVKEINGKKVLFSHYPVFNDNPYDEKFQNISNLLEEVFTLCGCDINIHGHTHSYKVADKRCINACLEVNGFKPVEIADILYGLC comes from the coding sequence GTGAAAATAATATCCGACACCCATTTTGGGCATACAAATATGCTGCTTCATGAGCCTACGAGAATGCAAAAAGCGAGAATGGAAGGCTATGAGGATTTTGACCGATTTTTAATTGAATATCTTAACTCTTATATTTCAGACAACGATGAGGTGCTGCATTTGGGAGATGTGGCTTTTGGAGACAAATATAAACTTGCAGAAAAACTGAACGGTAAAATTACGCTTATCAAAGGCAATCACGACAAACAAAAACATATTGAGTTTTATAAATCAATAGGCTGGGATGTAATAGAGGATATAAGAATAGAAATTGATGTTGATACAAGCTGGTTTGAATATTTAAAATATAAGTATGATACAAAAACCCTTACAAAAACAGCCTGTCTGGTGAAGGAGATTAACGGTAAAAAAGTTCTTTTTTCACATTATCCGGTATTTAATGACAATCCTTACGATGAAAAATTTCAAAACATCTCTAATCTTCTTGAAGAAGTTTTTACACTTTGCGGTTGCGATATAAACATACACGGACATACTCATTCGTATAAGGTTGCGGATAAACGGTGTATAAACGCCTGTTTGGAAGTTAACGGTTTTAAACCTGTTGAAATTGCTGATATTTTATACGGACTTTGTTGA
- a CDS encoding YifB family Mg chelatase-like AAA ATPase yields MEKTAKTKTKKINSATLEGFEAQKVEVESSFTKGLPGFAIVGLGSQAIQESKERIKSALLNNDFEFPPLKITINLAPADLPKSGSQLDLPIALSILYHKKNIDLSEYLVLGELGLDGSLKDTNSIFPIILSLKPKKVIIPLQSAEKVSKIPGVEVYAFSHIKEFEDFEPKKVENNGFNYSHIKIDGKKYYYLENFELDFKDVLGQNQAKEAALISAAGFHNILFEGSPGVGKSMIIGRMRYILPPMSLEEILEVEKYNSLEGKEVTFKPARPFRAPHYSSTKAAIFGGGSRGAKIGEIAFANKGMLFFDELPHFQKDVLENLRLPLQDRKVLISRVNSKIEYETDILFAAAMNPCPCGNLLSTNKECRCTDLEIRRYKNRISEPLYDRIEIYLQMTEDYSKDTVSSKKMFEQILTVFEMQKGEFNANLPENYQFDIENGAYEILKKAIGNFGLSKRSEFNLLKVAKTVANINKRNKIQKEDLLKALQFRRR; encoded by the coding sequence GTGGAAAAAACTGCTAAAACAAAAACGAAAAAAATAAACTCCGCTACGCTTGAAGGATTTGAAGCCCAAAAAGTAGAAGTTGAAAGTTCGTTTACAAAAGGTCTTCCCGGATTTGCTATTGTAGGACTTGGCTCCCAGGCGATTCAGGAAAGCAAAGAAAGAATTAAATCGGCTCTTTTAAATAACGATTTCGAATTTCCCCCTCTTAAAATTACGATAAATTTAGCTCCTGCGGATTTGCCAAAATCGGGCTCGCAGTTAGATCTTCCTATAGCTTTAAGCATTTTATATCACAAAAAAAATATTGATTTAAGCGAATATCTGGTTTTAGGAGAACTCGGGCTTGACGGGAGTCTGAAAGATACCAATTCCATATTTCCTATTATTCTTTCACTCAAACCCAAAAAAGTGATTATTCCTCTGCAGAGCGCCGAGAAAGTGAGCAAAATTCCGGGTGTTGAAGTTTATGCTTTTTCGCATATTAAGGAGTTTGAAGATTTTGAGCCTAAAAAGGTGGAAAATAACGGTTTTAACTACAGCCATATAAAAATAGACGGCAAAAAGTATTATTATCTTGAAAATTTTGAACTTGATTTTAAAGATGTGCTGGGACAAAACCAGGCAAAAGAGGCTGCTTTGATTTCTGCGGCTGGGTTTCATAATATTCTGTTTGAAGGAAGTCCCGGAGTCGGAAAGTCTATGATAATCGGCAGAATGAGATATATTTTACCTCCTATGAGTTTAGAAGAAATACTTGAAGTGGAAAAGTATAATTCGCTTGAAGGCAAAGAAGTTACGTTTAAACCTGCAAGACCTTTCAGGGCGCCTCACTATTCGTCTACAAAGGCGGCGATATTCGGAGGCGGCAGCAGGGGTGCGAAGATAGGGGAGATTGCGTTTGCGAATAAAGGAATGCTCTTTTTTGACGAGCTTCCTCACTTTCAAAAAGACGTGCTTGAGAATTTAAGGCTTCCGTTACAGGACAGGAAGGTGCTTATCAGCCGGGTAAATTCAAAAATAGAATACGAAACCGACATACTGTTTGCGGCTGCTATGAATCCGTGTCCATGCGGGAATCTGTTGAGTACGAATAAAGAGTGCAGATGTACGGATTTGGAGATCAGAAGATATAAAAATAGAATCAGTGAACCTCTGTATGACAGGATAGAGATATATCTGCAAATGACCGAGGACTACTCGAAAGACACTGTTTCAAGTAAAAAGATGTTTGAACAAATTTTAACGGTATTTGAGATGCAAAAGGGCGAGTTTAACGCAAACCTTCCTGAAAATTATCAATTTGACATTGAAAACGGCGCTTACGAGATACTGAAAAAAGCCATTGGTAATTTCGGGCTTAGCAAAAGAAGCGAATTTAACCTGCTTAAAGTTGCCAAAACCGTTGCCAATATAAACAAAAGAAATAAAATTCAAAAAGAAGACCTTCTTAAAGCGCTTCAGTTTAGAAGACGTTAA
- a CDS encoding ABC transporter ATP-binding protein, with the protein MWKFIKEYLPYYKHYKKEIFLAVIGMIMVSVSTAAIAYIIKPVLDKIFIDKNEHLLYLLPIGIIIIYFIKGVGRYIQTYYVTYIGEDVVRQIRDKFLSYILTFDMDYFKKTHSGELVSRIINDINRIQSAISHDLANFIRDILMALFLLGVVIYQSPKLAFFAIIIMPLIIYPIGKIAKKLKNLSKQSQAKTADLNKHLSEIFKNIETIKAYNAKIFEYEKFKEENLRYLKINLKTVRTSALLNPILELMNATVAAIVIIVGGHEVITGQMSVGAFFSFMTALFMMTEPIKRASNTYSNLQNAIAANERLKEIFHLKPQIVSGDKKLDNIEKIEFKNVSLKYGDNTALQNITYTAEKPVKVGLVGDSGGGKSSFVSLIMRFYDPSSGEILINGENMKRYSLEDLREKIAYIPQNVHIFNDTIAANVAYGKEIDEEKVKTALKKANLLEYIQSLPEGIYTVLHENGSNLSGGQKQRIAIARALYKDPDVLILDEATSALDNKSEAVIMDAINNLKDMIVFIIAHRLHTIDNADEILVFKNGKIECSGKKEDLLEKCEEFKKLYQKSY; encoded by the coding sequence TTGTGGAAATTTATTAAAGAATACCTCCCTTATTATAAACATTACAAAAAAGAGATATTTTTAGCTGTAATCGGGATGATAATGGTATCCGTATCCACCGCTGCCATTGCGTATATTATCAAACCGGTTCTTGACAAAATATTCATTGATAAAAACGAACATCTTTTATACCTGCTTCCGATCGGAATTATTATTATCTACTTCATAAAAGGAGTCGGAAGGTATATTCAGACATATTACGTTACATACATAGGCGAAGACGTAGTAAGACAGATAAGAGACAAGTTTTTAAGTTATATTTTGACGTTTGATATGGATTACTTCAAAAAAACACATTCAGGAGAACTTGTCAGCAGAATAATCAACGATATCAACAGAATACAAAGTGCCATAAGCCACGATTTGGCAAACTTTATAAGAGATATTCTAATGGCTCTGTTTTTGCTGGGAGTTGTAATATACCAAAGTCCCAAACTTGCTTTTTTTGCGATCATAATTATGCCACTTATTATTTATCCGATAGGTAAAATTGCCAAAAAACTGAAAAACCTCTCAAAACAGTCACAGGCCAAAACTGCGGATTTAAACAAACACTTAAGCGAAATATTTAAAAACATCGAGACAATAAAAGCATACAATGCCAAAATATTCGAATATGAAAAATTTAAAGAAGAAAATTTAAGATATTTAAAAATCAATCTTAAAACAGTCAGAACTTCTGCACTTTTAAATCCTATACTCGAACTTATGAACGCAACGGTTGCGGCAATCGTCATTATAGTAGGAGGTCACGAAGTTATTACGGGACAGATGAGTGTAGGTGCGTTTTTTTCTTTTATGACAGCTCTTTTTATGATGACCGAGCCTATCAAAAGAGCATCAAACACATACTCCAACCTCCAAAACGCCATTGCTGCAAACGAAAGGTTAAAAGAAATTTTCCACCTCAAACCTCAGATTGTATCTGGAGATAAAAAGCTTGATAATATAGAAAAAATAGAATTTAAGAATGTATCGTTAAAATACGGAGACAATACGGCTCTTCAAAATATAACCTATACCGCCGAAAAACCTGTGAAAGTCGGCCTTGTGGGTGACAGCGGAGGAGGAAAAAGTTCTTTTGTAAGTCTCATTATGAGATTTTACGATCCGAGCAGCGGTGAAATATTAATAAACGGTGAAAACATGAAACGCTACTCCCTGGAAGACTTAAGAGAAAAAATTGCATATATTCCTCAAAACGTCCATATATTTAACGACACCATTGCTGCAAACGTCGCATACGGCAAGGAAATTGACGAAGAAAAAGTTAAAACCGCACTTAAAAAGGCCAATTTACTGGAATACATCCAAAGCCTGCCTGAGGGTATATATACAGTACTGCATGAAAACGGCAGCAACCTCAGCGGAGGACAAAAACAAAGAATCGCAATAGCAAGGGCCCTTTATAAAGATCCCGATGTTTTAATACTAGATGAAGCGACAAGCGCGCTTGACAACAAAAGCGAAGCGGTTATAATGGATGCCATTAATAACCTCAAAGACATGATAGTGTTCATAATCGCCCACAGACTTCATACAATCGACAATGCCGATGAAATACTTGTTTTCAAAAACGGTAAAATAGAATGTTCAGGGAAAAAAGAAGATCTATTGGAAAAATGCGAAGAGTTTAAAAAACTCTATCAAAAATCATATTAA
- a CDS encoding NAD(P)H-hydrate dehydratase gives MKPAFKEVYSFDKKCYEEYKLTEDILMEHAAYSMALEIYEKIPKNLTVNIVAGPGNNGADGVTLARILLGDYHVNLYLPLGAKSEMCKLQLERFKAVGGHVETVYKNCDCLVDAIFGSGLKRDLSSELVAIVNKMNKLKAYKIACDVPTGIDDKGNLRPAAFRADVTITMGAEKISLYGDAAKDYVGVIKKADLGVSFTKYINKCCYFVLEKDDLILPFRNRQNTHKRTYGHLGVLVGDKPGAGILASQAAFNFGCGLVSIITREKVDAPYEIMQTGKIGNFTALAFGMGMNNHFDDIMDDIISLDIPMVIDADMFYKEKITSFLNKKAVLTPHPKEFASLLKIVGLGDYTTKDVQANRFELAEKFSEKYPQVVLLLKGANKIIAYNKKLFIDPNGSVSLAKGGSGDILAGLIGSLLAQGWHPLKAAIHGSLAHSLAGNYEPNYALTPTKIINNLEKLI, from the coding sequence ATGAAACCCGCGTTTAAAGAAGTCTATTCGTTCGATAAGAAGTGTTATGAAGAATATAAACTTACGGAAGATATATTGATGGAGCATGCCGCATACAGTATGGCTTTGGAAATTTATGAAAAAATTCCGAAAAATTTAACGGTAAATATTGTGGCAGGACCCGGAAACAACGGTGCAGACGGTGTTACTCTTGCCAGAATTTTACTAGGTGATTATCATGTTAATCTGTATTTGCCTCTTGGCGCAAAATCGGAAATGTGCAAACTTCAGCTAGAGAGATTTAAAGCCGTCGGAGGACATGTAGAAACTGTATATAAAAACTGCGACTGTCTTGTGGATGCGATATTCGGAAGCGGTTTGAAAAGGGATTTAAGCAGCGAACTGGTTGCAATCGTAAATAAAATGAATAAATTAAAGGCATATAAAATAGCATGTGACGTTCCTACGGGAATTGACGATAAAGGCAATTTAAGACCTGCGGCTTTCAGAGCCGACGTGACAATTACAATGGGTGCGGAGAAAATATCTCTTTACGGCGATGCGGCCAAAGATTATGTTGGAGTGATAAAAAAAGCCGATCTGGGGGTGAGTTTTACTAAATATATAAATAAATGCTGTTATTTTGTTTTGGAAAAAGACGATCTTATTTTGCCTTTTAGAAACAGACAAAATACCCATAAAAGAACATACGGACATTTGGGAGTATTGGTGGGAGATAAACCCGGAGCCGGAATTCTGGCTTCACAGGCGGCATTTAATTTCGGATGCGGTCTTGTTAGTATAATAACCCGTGAAAAAGTAGATGCTCCTTATGAAATAATGCAGACAGGCAAAATAGGGAATTTCACAGCCTTGGCTTTCGGAATGGGTATGAATAACCATTTCGACGATATAATGGATGATATAATCTCTTTGGATATTCCTATGGTTATTGACGCGGATATGTTTTATAAAGAAAAAATAACATCATTTTTGAATAAAAAAGCCGTGCTTACGCCTCATCCTAAAGAGTTTGCTAGTCTGCTCAAAATAGTTGGCCTTGGAGATTACACTACAAAAGACGTGCAGGCAAACAGATTTGAACTGGCGGAAAAATTCAGTGAAAAATATCCTCAGGTAGTGTTGCTGCTTAAAGGTGCGAATAAAATAATAGCTTACAATAAAAAACTGTTTATTGATCCGAACGGTAGTGTTTCTTTGGCAAAAGGCGGAAGCGGAGACATACTAGCAGGGCTAATAGGCTCACTGCTGGCGCAGGGATGGCATCCTTTAAAAGCCGCTATTCACGGAAGTCTGGCACATTCTCTTGCCGGAAATTACGAACCGAACTATGCCTTGACTCCTACAAAAATAATTAATAATTTAGAAAAATTAATATGA
- a CDS encoding metallophosphoesterase — MTLDIISDIHLDFYSRFNRVKTQSFAKKLIDSKRNKIFDILVIAGDIGHYNDDNVYLIELLSRYYEKVFITFGNHDLYLLSSKYLEKYNHNSFNRLKEFKEMVEKIDNVIFLDGQKVEYKGITFWGSGLWYEVNSVKHWSGYMNDARYIYDRKESYKIVFPYDYYPVKYNFNVFSLYEKELEKINRLDKTDIIISHMPPVVLSNVYDISNTYFFVPYGEEVIERVKPKMWIFGHIHSKVYKKFNGCELICNPLGYPEENEKFVIESIKVN, encoded by the coding sequence GTGACTCTTGATATTATAAGCGATATACATTTGGATTTTTATTCAAGGTTTAACAGAGTAAAAACACAATCTTTTGCAAAAAAACTTATTGACAGTAAAAGAAACAAAATTTTTGATATTTTGGTAATTGCAGGAGATATAGGACATTATAACGATGATAATGTTTATTTGATTGAGTTATTAAGCAGATATTATGAAAAAGTGTTTATTACATTCGGTAATCATGATTTATATTTACTCTCTTCCAAGTATCTGGAGAAATATAACCACAACTCTTTTAACAGACTCAAAGAATTTAAAGAAATGGTAGAAAAAATAGATAATGTAATCTTTTTGGACGGACAAAAAGTCGAATATAAAGGCATAACCTTTTGGGGCAGCGGCTTGTGGTATGAGGTAAACAGTGTAAAACACTGGTCCGGATACATGAATGATGCTAGATACATATATGACAGAAAAGAAAGTTACAAAATCGTATTTCCGTATGATTATTATCCGGTTAAATATAATTTTAATGTGTTTTCTTTATACGAAAAAGAGTTGGAAAAAATCAACCGATTGGATAAAACCGATATAATAATATCCCATATGCCGCCTGTTGTATTATCAAATGTTTACGATATAAGCAATACATATTTTTTTGTGCCTTACGGTGAAGAGGTGATTGAGAGGGTTAAACCTAAAATGTGGATATTTGGACATATTCATTCTAAGGTGTATAAAAAGTTTAACGGCTGTGAGCTGATATGTAATCCTTTGGGATATCCGGAAGAGAATGAAAAATTCGTAATAGAATCTATTAAGGTTAATTAA